The Burkholderia cepacia genome includes a region encoding these proteins:
- a CDS encoding ammonium transporter, producing MDGLKSGVDSLFLLIGAVMVLAMHAGFAFLELGTVRKKNQVNALVKILVDFSVSTLAYFFIGYTIAYGVEFFDDIGTLSQHSGYALVRFFFLLTFAAAIPAIVSGGIAERAKFNPQLVATLIIVGFIYPFFEGIAWNERFGVQAWLTHAFGAPFHDFAGSVVVHAFGGWVALPAVLLLGARHGRYAKDGRIAAHPPSNIPFLALGAWVLAVGWFGFNVMSAQTLDKISGLVAVNSLMAMVGGTLAAWMAGRNDPGFTYNGPLAGLVAVCAGSDVMHPIGALVTGAAAGALFVAMFTCVQNKWRIDDVLGVWPLHGMCGALGGLAAGVFGLPALGGLGGVSFMSQLVGTLGGIAIATAGGTLVYGALKATVGLRLDREAEFDGADLSIHRISATPERD from the coding sequence ATGGATGGTCTGAAATCCGGCGTCGACTCACTGTTCCTGTTGATCGGCGCCGTCATGGTGCTCGCGATGCACGCGGGCTTTGCATTTCTCGAACTCGGCACGGTCCGCAAGAAGAACCAGGTCAACGCGCTCGTGAAAATCCTGGTCGACTTCTCGGTGTCGACGCTCGCATATTTCTTCATCGGCTACACGATCGCGTACGGCGTCGAGTTCTTCGACGACATCGGCACGCTGTCGCAGCACAGCGGCTACGCGCTCGTACGCTTCTTCTTTCTGCTGACCTTCGCGGCGGCGATTCCCGCGATCGTGTCCGGCGGTATCGCCGAGCGCGCGAAGTTCAATCCGCAGCTGGTCGCGACGCTGATCATCGTCGGCTTCATCTATCCGTTCTTCGAAGGGATCGCGTGGAACGAACGCTTCGGCGTGCAGGCCTGGCTCACGCACGCGTTCGGCGCGCCGTTCCACGATTTCGCGGGCTCCGTCGTCGTGCACGCGTTCGGCGGCTGGGTCGCGCTGCCGGCCGTACTGCTGCTCGGCGCGCGCCACGGCCGTTATGCGAAGGACGGCCGGATCGCCGCGCACCCGCCGTCGAACATCCCGTTCCTCGCGCTCGGTGCGTGGGTGCTCGCGGTCGGCTGGTTCGGCTTCAACGTGATGAGCGCGCAGACGCTCGACAAGATCAGCGGCCTCGTCGCCGTGAACTCGCTGATGGCGATGGTCGGCGGCACGCTCGCCGCGTGGATGGCCGGCCGCAACGACCCGGGCTTCACGTACAACGGGCCGCTCGCGGGCCTCGTCGCGGTGTGCGCGGGCTCCGACGTGATGCACCCGATCGGCGCACTCGTCACGGGCGCCGCTGCCGGCGCACTGTTCGTCGCGATGTTCACCTGCGTGCAGAACAAGTGGCGCATCGACGACGTGCTCGGCGTGTGGCCGCTGCACGGCATGTGCGGCGCGCTCGGCGGCCTCGCGGCCGGCGTGTTCGGCCTGCCCGCGCTCGGTGGCCTCGGCGGCGTGTCGTTCATGTCGCAGCTCGTCGGCACGCTCGGCGGCATCGCGATCGCGACCGCGGGCGGCACGCTCGTGTACGGTGCGCTGAAGGCGACCGTCGGGCTGCGCCTCGACCGCGAAGCCGAGTTCGACGGCGCGGACCTGTCGATCCACCGCATCTCGGCGACGCCCGAACGCGACTGA
- a CDS encoding Rrf2 family transcriptional regulator encodes MNTSSRFAFAVHVLALLSMQEGVPLSSDIIAGSVNTNPALIRRLLSMLAAAGLTTSQLGAGGGALLAREPGAITLLDVYRAVDDAQLFALHREAPNPACLVGRHIQGALTDYIGDAQRAMEASLATRTLADVTADVLNSEQLRLDRAGAGG; translated from the coding sequence ATGAATACCAGCAGCCGCTTCGCGTTTGCCGTCCACGTGCTTGCCTTGCTGTCGATGCAGGAAGGCGTGCCGCTGTCGTCCGACATCATCGCGGGCAGCGTGAACACGAACCCGGCGCTGATCCGCCGCTTGCTGTCGATGCTGGCGGCCGCCGGGCTGACCACGTCGCAGCTGGGCGCGGGCGGCGGTGCGCTGCTGGCGCGCGAGCCCGGCGCGATCACGCTGCTCGACGTGTATCGCGCGGTCGACGATGCGCAACTGTTCGCGCTGCACCGCGAGGCGCCGAATCCCGCGTGTCTCGTCGGGCGGCACATCCAGGGCGCGCTGACCGACTACATCGGCGACGCGCAGCGCGCGATGGAAGCATCGCTTGCCACCCGCACGCTGGCCGACGTCACGGCCGACGTGCTGAATTCCGAGCAGCTTCGGCTCGATCGGGCCGGCGCCGGCGGATGA
- a CDS encoding NAD(P)-dependent oxidoreductase — MTQRTLNIALFGATGMIGSRIAAEAARRGHRVTALSRHPGAAGDGITAKAADLFDAASIAAALPGHDVVASAYGPKQDDAAKVVAAAKALVAGTRQAGLKRLVVVGGAGSLEVAPGKQLVDSEGFPEAYKAVALAHRDALTYLRSVGDLDWTFFAPAAMIAPGERTGTFRTGVGKLIVDAQGNSKISAEDYAVAFVDALEQGSFVREIATVAY, encoded by the coding sequence ATGACGCAACGCACCCTGAATATCGCGCTGTTCGGCGCCACCGGCATGATCGGCTCGCGCATCGCCGCGGAAGCCGCACGACGCGGCCATCGCGTGACCGCGCTGTCGCGCCATCCCGGCGCGGCCGGCGACGGCATCACCGCGAAGGCGGCCGACCTGTTCGACGCGGCCAGCATCGCGGCCGCGCTGCCGGGCCATGACGTCGTCGCGAGCGCGTACGGCCCGAAGCAGGACGATGCGGCGAAGGTCGTCGCGGCCGCGAAAGCGCTGGTTGCCGGCACGCGCCAGGCGGGCCTGAAGCGGCTCGTGGTGGTGGGCGGCGCCGGTTCGCTGGAAGTCGCACCCGGCAAGCAGCTCGTCGACAGCGAAGGTTTCCCGGAAGCGTACAAGGCGGTCGCGCTCGCGCACCGCGATGCGCTCACGTACCTGCGCAGCGTCGGCGATCTCGACTGGACGTTCTTCGCGCCGGCCGCGATGATCGCCCCGGGCGAGCGCACGGGCACGTTCCGCACGGGCGTCGGCAAGCTGATCGTGGATGCGCAGGGCAACAGCAAGATCTCGGCGGAAGACTACGCGGTCGCGTTCGTCGATGCGCTCGAGCAAGGCAGCTTCGTGCGCGAGATCGCGACGGTCGCGTATTGA
- a CDS encoding mechanosensitive ion channel family protein yields MAPRLTTGAAALGLVFGVGFAQPAPAATVPGLATFQKLIAPAVAEAPASAASGAAAASGAAAASAPSPASAAEIAQSFNSVIRMLDNDRQRTALVSQLKALRDVAQTAQAASAASAPSAANAGLWGAIASGMASVESSMKQGDSPLHYWAGRFTAAGNEFYTIVSGHGPESFGMTLLDCVLLLVGWGACAVALIAVQQRLAARLGVAVRLNPNPSAHEMLMFALRRVGPWIIAFVLVLSIARNLPESLGRTVALVIAYAIVAGSVFAALCLIMFALFSAGHRRAAGRVLIERSWRLLRVIGAFGALGDAALNYDVAHLLGTNLAGLIATVANMIAATLCAYFALAFRRPVAHLIRNRSYALRTGHRATTEMAEFAAWIWPVPVLLLAFAAVFGTLAGSRTSSNLLQTSIVTALLLVLAFFLSAVVLRVTRPNPAHRRVRRNQSAYVARLVRFAGSLMTLFVWLGYVELTSRLWGISIARVVEHSVAARGIAQAMSAIIITWFVSWLTWIIVDTAILEALNSAAARRGRNPSVRARTMLPLVRNVVFVTILTIAAVVTAANLGINVTPLLAGAGVIGLAVGFGAQSLVSDLITGLFIIVEDTISVGDWIDVDGGHAGTVEHLSIRTVRLRDGQGALHAIPFSQIKIVKNLSRDFGYAVFEVRAPLSADVDEITHLIRDAGADLWSDFTVRRLMLGGVEVWGLDRFEPNWLIFKGQIRTQPLQQSTVMRAFNARVKARMEAAGIAIPVPQMQVVSSSPHGTAEDGTVEGPVVGAGEAGAANEPLASGPATAAATAAARAARDGGGV; encoded by the coding sequence ATTGCGCCCCGTCTCACGACGGGCGCCGCCGCGCTCGGTCTCGTGTTCGGGGTCGGGTTCGCTCAGCCCGCGCCGGCCGCGACCGTGCCCGGGCTCGCGACGTTCCAAAAGCTGATCGCGCCCGCGGTTGCCGAGGCGCCCGCGTCGGCGGCCTCCGGCGCGGCGGCCGCGTCGGGCGCCGCGGCGGCTTCCGCGCCGTCGCCGGCGAGCGCCGCCGAGATCGCCCAGTCGTTCAATTCCGTGATCCGCATGCTCGACAACGATCGGCAGCGGACCGCGCTCGTGTCGCAGCTCAAGGCGTTGCGCGACGTCGCGCAGACCGCGCAGGCGGCTTCCGCCGCATCGGCCCCGTCGGCGGCGAACGCCGGCCTGTGGGGCGCGATCGCGTCCGGGATGGCGTCCGTCGAATCGAGCATGAAGCAGGGCGATTCGCCGCTGCACTACTGGGCGGGGCGCTTCACGGCGGCCGGCAACGAGTTCTATACGATCGTGAGCGGCCACGGCCCCGAATCGTTCGGCATGACCCTGCTCGATTGCGTGCTGCTGCTGGTCGGCTGGGGGGCGTGCGCGGTCGCGCTGATTGCCGTGCAGCAGCGGCTCGCCGCGCGCCTGGGCGTGGCCGTCAGGCTGAATCCGAACCCGAGCGCGCACGAGATGCTGATGTTCGCGCTGCGCCGGGTCGGCCCGTGGATCATCGCGTTCGTGCTCGTGCTGTCGATCGCGCGCAACCTGCCGGAATCGCTCGGCCGCACCGTCGCGCTCGTGATCGCGTATGCGATCGTGGCGGGCTCGGTGTTCGCGGCGCTGTGCCTGATCATGTTCGCGCTGTTCAGCGCCGGCCACCGCCGCGCGGCGGGGCGCGTGCTGATCGAGCGATCGTGGCGCCTGCTGCGCGTGATCGGCGCGTTCGGCGCGCTCGGCGACGCGGCGCTCAACTACGACGTCGCGCATCTGCTCGGCACCAATCTCGCGGGCCTGATCGCGACGGTCGCGAACATGATCGCGGCCACGCTGTGCGCGTATTTCGCGCTCGCGTTCCGGCGCCCGGTCGCGCACCTGATCCGCAACCGCAGCTACGCGCTGCGCACCGGCCATCGCGCGACGACCGAGATGGCCGAATTCGCCGCGTGGATCTGGCCGGTGCCGGTGCTGCTGCTCGCGTTCGCCGCGGTATTCGGCACGCTGGCGGGCAGCCGCACGTCGTCGAACCTGCTGCAGACGTCGATCGTCACCGCGCTCCTGCTGGTGCTCGCGTTTTTCCTGTCGGCGGTCGTGCTGCGCGTCACGCGTCCGAACCCCGCGCACCGCCGCGTGCGGCGCAACCAGTCCGCGTACGTCGCGCGGCTCGTGCGCTTCGCCGGCTCGCTGATGACGCTGTTCGTCTGGCTCGGCTACGTCGAGCTGACGTCGCGGCTGTGGGGCATCTCGATCGCGCGCGTCGTCGAGCACAGCGTGGCGGCGCGCGGCATCGCGCAGGCGATGTCCGCGATCATTATCACGTGGTTCGTGTCGTGGCTCACGTGGATCATCGTCGATACGGCGATCCTCGAGGCGCTCAATTCGGCGGCCGCGCGCCGCGGTCGCAATCCGAGCGTGCGCGCACGCACGATGCTGCCGCTCGTGCGCAACGTGGTGTTCGTCACGATCCTCACGATTGCCGCGGTCGTCACCGCGGCGAACCTCGGCATCAACGTCACGCCGCTGCTCGCGGGCGCCGGCGTGATCGGCCTCGCGGTCGGCTTCGGCGCGCAGTCGCTCGTGTCCGACCTGATCACCGGGCTCTTCATCATCGTCGAGGACACGATCTCGGTCGGCGACTGGATCGACGTCGACGGCGGCCACGCGGGCACCGTCGAGCACCTGTCGATCCGCACCGTGCGGCTGCGCGACGGGCAGGGCGCGCTGCACGCGATTCCGTTCTCGCAGATCAAGATCGTCAAGAACCTGTCGCGCGACTTCGGCTATGCGGTGTTCGAGGTGCGCGCGCCGCTGTCCGCCGATGTCGACGAGATCACGCACCTGATCCGCGACGCGGGCGCCGACCTGTGGAGCGACTTCACGGTGCGGCGCCTGATGCTCGGCGGCGTCGAGGTGTGGGGGCTCGACCGCTTCGAGCCGAACTGGCTGATCTTCAAGGGGCAGATCCGCACGCAGCCGCTGCAGCAGTCGACCGTGATGCGCGCGTTCAACGCGCGCGTGAAGGCGCGGATGGAAGCGGCAGGCATCGCGATTCCGGTGCCGCAGATGCAGGTGGTGTCGTCGTCGCCGCACGGCACGGCGGAAGACGGGACGGTCGAAGGGCCGGTCGTCGGGGCTGGCGAGGCCGGGGCGGCCAATGAACCGTTGGCGTCCGGGCCGGCAACGGCAGCGGCAACGGCAGCGGCGCGGGCCGCGCGCGACGGCGGCGGCGTGTGA
- a CDS encoding Lrp/AsnC family transcriptional regulator codes for MDAIDRKLLELLQADATLPIAELAQRVNLSQTPCWKRVQRLKETGAIRAQVALCDPRKLGVGTTVFVAIRTNQHTEEWAQRFTQAVRDMPEVVEVYRMSGETDYLLRVVVAGIDDYDRVYKQLIRTVPLFDVSSSFAMEQIKYSTALPVRADDGA; via the coding sequence ATGGACGCCATCGATCGCAAGCTGCTGGAGCTGTTGCAGGCGGATGCCACGCTGCCGATCGCGGAACTGGCGCAGCGCGTGAACCTGTCGCAGACGCCGTGCTGGAAGCGCGTGCAGCGGCTCAAGGAAACCGGCGCGATTCGCGCGCAGGTTGCGCTGTGCGATCCGCGCAAGCTTGGGGTCGGCACGACCGTGTTCGTCGCGATCCGGACGAACCAGCACACCGAGGAATGGGCGCAGCGTTTCACGCAGGCCGTGCGCGACATGCCGGAAGTGGTCGAGGTGTACCGGATGAGCGGCGAGACCGACTACCTGCTGCGCGTCGTGGTGGCCGGCATCGACGATTATGACCGCGTGTACAAGCAGCTGATTCGTACGGTGCCGCTATTCGACGTCAGCTCGTCGTTCGCGATGGAGCAGATCAAGTATTCGACCGCGCTGCCCGTGCGTGCGGACGACGGCGCTTAG
- a CDS encoding ABC transporter ATP-binding protein, translating into MNLLELDDLCLAYDTPHGRRTVVDGLSLALPRGDIGCLLGASGCGKTTVLRAIAGFEPVRMGRIVLDGAPVAAPSLDVPPERRRIGMMFQDYALFPHLSAADNVAFGLRRQPKAARRARVAQMLDLVGLADSGSAYPHELSGGQQQRVALARALAPSPELLLLDEPFSNLDVDTRERLAFELRDILKRTGHTAILVTHNQAEAFAIADRIGVMKDGRLAQWDTPYALRHEPADAFVASFVRDDALADERRRALARGC; encoded by the coding sequence GTGAACCTGCTCGAACTCGATGACCTCTGCCTCGCCTACGACACGCCGCACGGCCGCCGCACGGTGGTCGACGGCCTGAGCCTCGCGCTGCCGCGCGGCGACATCGGCTGCCTGCTCGGCGCGTCGGGCTGCGGCAAGACCACCGTGCTGCGCGCGATCGCCGGCTTCGAACCTGTGCGCATGGGGCGCATCGTGCTGGACGGCGCGCCCGTCGCGGCGCCGTCGCTCGACGTGCCGCCCGAGCGGCGGCGCATCGGCATGATGTTCCAGGATTACGCGCTGTTCCCGCACCTGAGCGCGGCCGACAACGTCGCGTTCGGCCTGCGGCGGCAGCCGAAGGCCGCGCGGCGCGCGCGCGTCGCGCAGATGCTCGATCTCGTCGGCCTCGCCGATTCCGGCAGCGCCTATCCGCACGAGTTGTCGGGCGGCCAGCAGCAGCGTGTCGCGCTCGCCCGTGCGCTCGCGCCGTCACCGGAACTGCTGCTGCTCGACGAGCCGTTCTCGAACCTCGACGTCGATACACGCGAGCGGCTCGCGTTCGAGCTGCGCGACATCCTGAAACGCACGGGCCACACCGCGATCCTCGTCACGCACAACCAGGCGGAAGCGTTCGCGATCGCCGACCGGATCGGCGTGATGAAGGATGGCCGGCTCGCGCAATGGGATACGCCGTATGCGCTGCGTCACGAGCCGGCCGACGCGTTCGTCGCGTCGTTCGTGCGCGACGACGCGCTCGCCGACGAGCGCCGGCGCGCGCTCGCGCGCGGCTGCTGA
- a CDS encoding ABC transporter permease: MTTDATTAGTRRTAGRPRLQPRAGSLWLIAALAIAAAVAAPLAVLVAAAFDADLAHWRHLAEFVLPRALVNTLLLLAGVGTIVSVVGTGCAWLVTAYDFPGRRVLTWALLLPLAVPTYIVAFAYLDLLHPIGPVQGAIRWLLGFDGPRQFRLPDLRSLPGAIFVLGFVLYPYVYLSTRAMFVTQSASLLEAARTLGAGRIATFWRVVVPLARPAIAVGVSLALLETLNDIGASEFLGVQTLTVSVYTTWITRSDLAGAAQIALAMLAIVVGMIVLERCGRRRQRYAHGRRMRPIAPRRLTGTAAWGAAALGWLPVLLGFGAPAAYLAVETAKRLHLVGGVSAQLMTGLANTLTIATAATVATLACGLVVAWAARAQRDSARAGPARVCARIASLGYAVPGTVLAIGLLIPFAAADRLFGAALGRDGLLLMGSAAALVIAYTVRFLAIPAGSIEAGLARIPPSLEQAARSLGETAGGTLRRVHLPLLRPALTTSALLVFVDAMKELPATLLLRPLNFDTLATWLYAEAARGTYEEGAVAALAIVLAGLVPVILLARTRHKIGA, translated from the coding sequence TTGACAACTGACGCAACCACCGCCGGCACCCGCCGCACGGCGGGCCGGCCGCGCCTGCAGCCACGCGCGGGCAGCCTGTGGCTGATCGCGGCGCTGGCGATCGCCGCGGCGGTCGCGGCGCCGCTCGCGGTGCTCGTGGCCGCCGCGTTCGACGCCGATCTCGCACACTGGCGGCATCTCGCCGAATTCGTGCTGCCGCGGGCGCTCGTCAATACGCTGCTGCTGCTCGCGGGCGTCGGCACGATCGTATCGGTCGTCGGCACCGGCTGCGCGTGGCTCGTCACCGCATACGACTTTCCCGGCCGCCGCGTGCTCACGTGGGCGCTGCTGCTGCCGCTCGCGGTTCCCACCTACATCGTCGCGTTCGCGTATCTCGACCTGCTGCACCCGATCGGCCCCGTCCAGGGCGCGATCCGCTGGCTGCTCGGCTTCGACGGCCCGCGCCAGTTCCGCCTGCCCGACCTGCGCTCGCTGCCCGGCGCGATCTTCGTGCTCGGCTTCGTGCTGTATCCCTATGTCTACCTGAGCACGCGCGCGATGTTCGTCACGCAGTCCGCGAGCCTGCTCGAAGCCGCGCGCACGCTCGGCGCGGGACGCATCGCCACGTTCTGGCGCGTCGTCGTGCCGCTCGCGCGGCCCGCGATCGCGGTCGGCGTGAGCCTCGCGCTGCTCGAAACGCTGAACGATATCGGCGCATCGGAATTCCTCGGCGTGCAGACGCTGACGGTATCCGTCTACACGACATGGATCACGCGGTCCGATCTTGCCGGCGCCGCACAGATCGCGCTCGCGATGCTCGCGATCGTCGTCGGCATGATCGTGCTCGAACGCTGCGGGCGCCGCCGCCAGCGCTATGCGCATGGCCGGCGCATGCGGCCGATCGCGCCGCGCCGCCTGACGGGCACGGCCGCATGGGGCGCCGCCGCGCTCGGCTGGCTGCCCGTGCTGCTCGGCTTCGGCGCGCCGGCCGCGTATCTCGCGGTCGAGACGGCCAAGCGGCTGCATCTCGTCGGCGGCGTGTCCGCGCAACTGATGACGGGGCTCGCGAACACGCTGACGATCGCCACCGCCGCCACCGTCGCGACACTCGCGTGCGGGCTCGTCGTCGCATGGGCCGCGCGCGCGCAACGCGACAGCGCACGTGCGGGCCCGGCCCGCGTGTGCGCGAGAATCGCGAGCCTCGGTTATGCGGTGCCGGGCACCGTGCTCGCGATCGGCCTGCTGATCCCGTTCGCGGCGGCCGACCGGCTGTTCGGCGCGGCGCTCGGCCGCGACGGGCTGCTGCTGATGGGTTCGGCGGCCGCGCTCGTGATTGCCTATACCGTGCGCTTTCTCGCGATCCCGGCCGGCAGCATCGAAGCCGGCCTCGCGCGCATCCCGCCGTCGCTGGAACAGGCGGCGCGTTCGCTCGGCGAAACGGCCGGCGGCACGCTGCGCCGCGTGCACCTGCCGCTGCTGCGGCCCGCGCTCACCACGAGCGCACTGCTGGTGTTCGTCGACGCCATGAAGGAATTGCCGGCGACGCTGCTGCTGCGTCCGCTGAACTTCGACACGCTCGCCACCTGGCTGTATGCGGAAGCCGCGCGCGGCACCTATGAGGAAGGCGCGGTCGCCGCCCTCGCGATCGTGCTGGCCGGGCTCGTGCCCGTGATCCTGCTCGCCCGCACCCGCCACAAGATCGGAGCCTGA